The Podarcis muralis chromosome 8, rPodMur119.hap1.1, whole genome shotgun sequence genomic sequence agtggttgtgaggataaatgccATCTGGCCcaggaggaggagactcttgtCATTTAAAGACCTATGTCCCCAAATGCCAGTTTGTAATGCGTACTGAAGGGGAAACTGAACACACGTCTCATGTGCTTCTTTATCTGTAACGGCCAAGTAAAACATCTCAGGACCTGTCATGATAACAGATAAAACCATCCTTGCCCTTTAACGGCAAAAAACATTtgcccaatatgcacattttgtaaGGAGGGGGTGAGCACAGAAGAGAAAATAAGATTTTCTGAAATGTCTTGCTGTTTCTTCCCTGTGTAAAATCATAGGTCAGAAGGTGAGTGGGATGCAAGAGCTGTCAGTTCTTAAGGATGTCaaaatgagttttttaaaattgtaaaacagaaaatttaatagaaATTATAAAAAGACTCCTTTATTTTTTTCTACAGGTGAATGTGCAGTGAGAGTGACAGTTCTTTGCTAGCTACATGTCGCTGAAGCCCACCTTAacttaagccagtgtggtgtagtggttaagcgcggtaaactcgtaatctggtgaactgggttcgcttccccgctcctccacatgcagctgctgggtgaccttgggctagtcacacttctttgaagtctctcagcctcactcacctcacagagtatttgttgtgagggaggaagggaaaggagaatgttagccgctttgagactcctgaaggggagtgataaagcgggatatcaaatacaaactcttcttcttcctcctcctccttaaaagGAGATTGGGTAAGGTAGACACCCAAGATATATGCCAATACCatgtgttctttttaaaagttttattaagAAATTTCATAATACAAGAAAAAACAAACTATTCtaatcaaaaagaaaagaaacaaggagagagaaagggatagTACCATGCAAAGCCCTGTCTCACAAATATATCTTAACTTTTATACCAGACAGAAAaaggtgtgcccccccccagcttttacCCTCACCCTGGGAGATCTCCCCTTCCCTGTTTTTCACTCAGAGTCCTTCACTAGCTGTTCATCACCCTCATCTGCATGCAATTATTTCCTTAAGCCaggactcagccatgaagttgcaaataaagcattttaagtgagttttaagtgcaatatacaaagtgACAATAGATGCTGATGATGAGCCTTATgggaaattcaatgtatttttagaaACGCTTCTACAAAAGCATTTCCAGAATGGTTTTTATTTATGTGTAGAGTAAAGGACAGCAACAAGAGAAAGCAGATCTAAACAGACACAAaagcaggggggaaaagaaaataccATGCATCGAATGTATATGTCAGCAGTTAATACAAGTGCTTGCCTCAATATGGTATCATTCCTTGCTTGTTTATTGAACACAAATATAGACTGATTTTCAGGAAGCCAACTCTTCAGATAGCATTGTACAAGTACAAAATGACAACCATCAAAAATACAAAACGGGTGgggtttttatattaaaaaataggcACCCAAAATTCCTACTATTCACTAAAAATATATGTCTAAAGAGTGATAGATGAAGCTGAACACACTACgaagtgtgtgcgtgtgcgtgtgtggtCTTCAGGAAAGGCCTAAATCTCTAAAAGAATGGACCTTGCCTGTTCTTGCAGAGAATTGAATTCAGGAACTCCTGGAATCATACACTCaaagaattgtggggttggacgGGGCATCCAGGGAcatctggtccaacctcctgaaatccaggaatctcaaataaagcaCCACGAGGTTGTTTAATCAGACATGGAATTAAATTCTGCAAATGTGGCCTatttgtctaataataataataataataataataataataataataataataataataataataataataataaaaaatttatttatatcccgcccatctggctgggcttcccctgccTGGTTCTGCCTATGATTGCTGACAGGCACCTAAGTAGAGTCTCTGAATTAAATCATACGGTGCAGGTGGTCTCACAGGAGTGAAGGCAGTCCTTGAAATACCCAAGTTCCAAATCGGCAAGATTTAAAGGTCGCCATCATAACTTCCAAGTAGACTTTGGTTTGCTGTAGAAAGTGGTGCAGCTGATACAGTACAACTAAATGGAGTGAAGCCTCTTTCAGCCAAAGGGCTTCACATCTTCGTAGCCAACATTTCAGGGGCCGTATACAATAGGTGAGTGGGGCACAGGAGAAAGATTGATATAACAAAAGACATGACTCCTCCCTTTGTAAAGTAGGATACATTTCAGCTATACAAACCTCAAAATTTTCAACAAAACCCCAGCCTCTTTTTCTGGTGAGCAATAGTCATCAATGCAGTCCAAGGACATATTACAGCCAATCCAAAGAACTCTTATGAAAGTTTCCCAAGTGGGTTTGAACAAGGAGGGTCCATTTCCTGTCTGTCATTCTCCTCCTCATTCAAAACCCGCTGGAGGATGGCCAGAAGACTCTCCCTAGACTGACCTCCCTTCTTCCTCCCAACCAGAAAATAGAGAAAGGGGTTCACGCAGCTGTTGAGGGAGGCACACAAAATGGCATACTGGAATAGACCAGAAATATTCAAGCCCACGAAGGATAAAGCAAGAAGAAGGGCATTGAGTGGGAAAGCAAGCACGAGGAAAAAGAGGAGTGTAAGTAAAATAACCGTTAAAAGCCTTCCCCGCTTTCGTGGGTGTGATTTAAAACAGACTTTGATGAAAAGGATCACAGTTGAAATTGTCATAAGTGGGAGGCAAAGCAGTCCAGTCAAGACATATTGGCCTGTTTCTGATAACCAATATGGAAAGGTGTaatatttttcaaaaatgtaGAGCATTACGCCGAGCAGACAGGAGAGGACCCATATGAGGGCACACACAGTGGTGGACAAATGTGTCGGCCGGACACACCGATGCCAAATAGGGAAGAGGACAGACACACATCTGTCAATGCTGATGGCTGTCAGAAGAAGTTGGCCAGTGTTGTATGTGAAGGATAAGAGACATTCATCAATACTATTAAGAACATCATCAGGAAACCAAATAAAGGTATGGAACTGTAGGCTCAGGAGGAATGCAAAGTCAGTAACAGCCAAATTAAGGATGTAGGTGGTGAACGGTTTCCTCCTAATGCGGAAACCAAGAAGCCAGATGACAGTTCCATTCCCCAAAAATCCCACACAGCAGATAACTAAAACGAAGCAATATATTATAGATAATTCATATTGCTTATATTGCGAATCTTCTTGGTCATTAGATGAGCTATTATAAGTGTCATTATACTCTTTATATGTCACAGAAACGGCAGCAGATTGCAAAGTCCCATTGATATGTCTCTCCACGCTGAATGACTGCATGTGAAAATCTTGCCTCCTCTTCTGGAGCAGAAGTTTCCTCTAGGAAATGGAAAATATCACAAAGATGTCTGACTCAGCTGGAATTCTGTGCAAAACCCAGAATTGTGGGATCCAGGAACCCACTGAACAACACATAAACCTACAACATCTGTCTATCAAGCCAAAAGTCATATACGTGCAGTTCTTTGCAATATAACTGAATCCCCCACATGGGCCACACCCCTCTGGATTTTTTCtcattgagcttttttttggactTTAGTGAGTTAGTTTACCTGGTAACTGGTTTTATTGGTGTGAAGAGAAGAAGTCAGTACAGCATTCCCAGGTCTTCTGGCACTACTGATATGTAATGTATCTCCAAAATTGGGGTTCAGTCATATTTCCTTTGCTATGGCCAAGCTCATCATTCCTGCTTAGGAAGAGATATCAGTAAGGATGAAGGAGATGGACAGACAGAATGAGAAAGATGCCACCTTGTTTAGGGAAAGATTGATATAAAGTTTTATAGCAGTGAATTTCACTTACCTACTGCACATTCATCCAGGTGGGTGGGACTATCTTCCAATGCAATAAGAGCAGGCTAGGAATGAATGAGGGTGTGCAGCAGGTTCTGAAAGAGAGGTCAGGCAGTAATGTCACATTGTTTCTTATTACGTATAactcagttttctttttcttgtgcagttcctaggattctgcCCAAAATAGAGCAAGCTTTCTGATATTGGCTCCCTCCTAACCAAGGAGGCTGCTTTTGATGGATGGGAAGCAAACACATGGGGGGCGCAGGGGTTTACCCAAGTAGTAGTAGCACTTTTAAGAAGCAAACATACTTGATAAACAAATGAATAGATActcctggtggtggtggttcagAAGATTTATAACACTCTCTCCTCCAAATGCCCCAGCCATTTTCCTAGCGCAAGGAAACTGTAGCCTCATACACAGCATGCTCGGAAGACTTAGCAGTCCTCCTTGCCTACCAGGTTCATTTCTTCTGTAGTCCTGAGGCTGACAGGAAAATTTCCAAGAGCTGGCAAGAAACCCAAGTAGCTAATGTGAAGAGATCTGGTAATGGGGTAGGGGTGTAAATAGTCTTCACTTGTAAGGACCAAGAGTAAGTAAAGTGCTCCACTGACATTCTGAGTGCTGACTCATTGAGTGTCTTATAGAAAGGGGAGAAACGAACTCTTCAGGGGGATAACTATTGTTCTGTAGTTTCACGCTAAGGGTTTAGTCACTCACCTAACAGAGAAAGGAATTCAAGAATTCAAGAGAGTGTATATGTTTATATATTAAGCAGAATCCCCTCGTTGTGTTTGCTTCTAGGAACATGGATATCTGCTCCCTTCGTATTGCCTTAATAAGACCAACTTTCCCAAGGCTTCACTGATCAATCAGAGGTGAATTCCCCGTGCTGGACTTGGATCACTTGAAATGACCCAGTATATTCTACATACCTCTTAAAATACATTAATTTCATTGTGTCTGGATACAATGTTTGTTCTCTCCATTGGCAACACCTCAGGAAGTCACCTTCCTGAgtctgagtcagactattggtctatcAAGATCAGGACTTGTCAAACAGACTCTCAGTGCTGCTCTgtagcattttaaaaagtggtctttccaaccctacctggaatTAACCTTCTGCAAGCATCACAGCTCTGGCCTCTCCTGTAAATGTTTCACCCAACCTTGTGACTAACTGCAGATCAGCAGTCTTCAGAAATGGTGAGTGCAAGAGAACAAGTACACAGCATCTTGCACTGGAATGGCAGGTCCTAAGGacttaagagagagaaaaaaatgtgtCCCCACTCATGCCCCATGGAGAAAATGTAAAATCTTACCAGTCTCACTCAAAGGTGCAAAATGGTCCCTCCTGTTCTTCATCTGGGTTTAATTTGATTCTCTGCCTCATAGGGCAAGAAGATGCTCTTTAATTGGATATGAAGATCATTATCAGTTCACCAAGGAGGAGGAGACTATTGTCATATATGTCCCAAAAGGCTACAGTCATGAAGACTAGGTTTGTAATTGGTTCTGGAGGAAGCAGCTCATGTCTCACATACTTTTTTATCTGTACCAGACAAATGGAATAAATGTAGACCTCAACCCCAGATTTCTAATCAAGGCTGTCTAAGCAAGATAACAACTTCCTGGCCTTTTAACGGCCAAAAGCATTTGTCCCTATGTGCCTTTTAATGGGTTGGGGGAGTTGACTATTGGTGGGGAGACATGACTACCTAGGGTGGGAGGGAAGGTTGCTCTTGAGTAGGCCAACTAGGTGGAGGGGGGCAAGGAGTCAGAGCCATTTGCTGTGTCCCATGGAAGGGCCCTGATCCACCAGGTCATTCGTCATGCCCCCCTTCATTAGCAGGCAATTCCATGGTAACCAATGTAATGTTTATTTCTTTtcacttatttcataaaatttatatactgcttgattgtaaaaaaagaataaaCAGAAACATCAAGaaaaatcacaaccatactttgaaacatgcaaaagttaaaatactgaagcAGGTTGAATAGATGCTAAGCTTTGCCATGATATATTGTGTGTAAGGTAATATTATTTGAACTCCAGTTAACATTAATATCtaaagtagtaccttgggttaagaacttaattcgttctggaggtccattcttaatctgaaacttttcttaacctgaggtacaactttagctaatggggcctcctcctgccactGTGCCGTCGCTGCGCggtttctgttctcgtcctgaggcaaagttcttaacgtgaggtactatttctgggttagcggagtatgtaacctgacgcgtctgcaacctgaagggcctgtaacccgtggtaccactgtatttaatatctatatgaagccattgcATGTGTTCGTTAGGAGTTTTGGATCAAGGTGTCAGCACTGTGATGATGTTGACACACAGCTCTCCTTTTCCCTAATGTATGAATTGGGAAAGACTGAAAACTTTGAACCAGTGTCTTGATGCAGTAGTGCTCTGGATAAGGGCTGATCAACTGTGTTTGAATTCGAGGACAATGGGGGCtctttgggtggggaggggttcCCCATGTTTTGGAAATTGGCAAGTTCCATGTTCTGAGTGGGATTGCGATCCCCTTTGAAGGAGCCAGTGTGAAGTTTGGGGTAGTTCTGGATTCATCTGTGTCACTAGATACTCAGATGACCCCTGTCTCCTCCATTCAGAACGCTGGATTGTATTTTGGTTGACACTTGCACAAGGATATTTGCAAGTGATGAGATGTGAAAGCAAAGTTTGgatttaaaatgtgctttgtttATTTAACACAGTTAAAGGTCTGCAAATGGGTAACAGTTACTATATAAAGGAATTCCCAACAGCATGAGCTCCTATACACCTGAGGCATAATGCTGTTGTACCTATCACTTCAAAGTGTTGGGCAAGCTCATTGACTCAGGGACACAGATGAGTTAATTCCCTGCCCGTAGTCATTTCTTGCAGGTACTTTAACAATGCAGTCCAAACCTAAGATCTGCTGAGATTACGGTCTAAAATtacatttcattcattttattcccccccccccacctgcatatTCCTATACGAAAACCCatgcccaaagtggcttacaacatcaACAAAACAGGGATGCATTTGAAACAAAccatacaaaaacaatttcatagaacaaaaaacaacaatgtgGTGATAATATCATGATAACATGGGAAACCATATAtataataacataaaataaaccaCATGTCAATAGTATAACAAGGTCACCAAAACTGCATGTAGCCTCCAACATCATTAATATCTACAGtagtaacttgggttaagaacttaattcattctggaggtccattctttttttaaatatttttttttattcaaaattataacaagacatattatccaaaaacagttccctcagttccagtctttggcttctctaagaatgctgttttctgcatgttacaaagttgtatagatcctcaaacaatttagctgattattatcaataaaaggtttgtgaatgtttattcaaaacctgccaaggagtccagttcgctttcttgcatcttcagatactttgtaaagggttcccatttatccttaaagtcacagttatccttgtcccatagcttatatgtcagttttgccagttctgcatagtccattaattttactTGCCattattctttagttggggtttcttcagtcttccatccttgtgctaccagaacttttgcagccgttgtcgcatacatgaagatgtttttcaactctTTTGGTAGGTCTTTCCCTATGATCcccctggaggtccattcttaacctgaaacttttcttaacctgaggtaccactttagctaatggggcctcccgctgctgttgtgctgccggagcaagatttctgttgtcgtcctgaagcaaagttcttaacgtgaggtactatttgtgggttagcagagtatgtaagcTGAagggtctgcaacctgaagcgtctgtaacccgtgataccactgtatttaatatcTGTATGAAGCCATTGGATGTGTTCATTAGGAGTTTTAGATCAAGGGGTCAGCACTGTGATGATGTTGACACACAGCTCTCCTTTTCCCTAACATATGAATTGGGAAAGACTGTGAAAGCTTTGAACCAATGTCTTGATGCAGTAGTGGTCTGGATGAGGGCTGATCAACTGTGTTTGAATTCGAGGACAATGGGGGCtctttgggtggggaggggttcCCCATGTTTTGGAAACTGGCAAGTTCCCTATTCTGAGTGGGATTGCGATCCCCTTTGAAGGAGCCAGTGTGAAGTTTGGGGATTCTTCTGGATTCCTCTGTGTCACTAGATGCTCAgatgtcctctgtctcccccattCAGAACCCTGGATCATATTTTGGTTGACACATGTGCCGGGACATTTGCAAGTGATGAGACGTGAAGGCAATGTTTGGACTTGAAATGTGCTTTGTTTATTTAACACAGTTAAAGATCTACAAATTGGTAATAGATACTATATAAAGGTATTTCCAATGGCATGGTCTCCTATACATCTGAGGCATAATGTTCTTGTACCTATCACTTTAAAGTGTTTGGCAAGCTCCATTGACGCAGGGACACAGATTAGTTAATTCCCTGCCCGTAGTCATTTCTTGCAGGTACATTAGCAATGCAATCCAAACCTAAGATCTGCCAAGATTACGGACTAAAATtacatttaattcattttatcctctctcccccccccccatattcccaTACGAAAACCCttgcccaaagtggcttacaacaacaacaaaacagggatgcatttcaaacaagacatacaaaaacaattttataataacaaaacaacaacatagtgaTAATATCATGATAACATGGGGAAACAgatatgtaataaaataaaataaatgacatgTCAATACTATAACAAGGTCACCTAAACAGCGTGTAGCCTCCAAcatcaaaaataacaagggagcttccCAGTAACTCTCTCATTCAACGGTATATTTTTTTACAACCTAGAGACTAAGGTTGGATGAGCAATCTTCAGATTTTTTGAACACAAGACAAGAGAAAGCTGCTAGGATGGCAGGTGCGAAGGACTTGTGGTGAAAAATGCGGTACCAGTTGTGTCCCAAAGAAGAATGTAAAATTTTTCTATTCTCAGTTCAAGTTGTACAGATGATTCCAGCCAATCTTTGTCTTGTCTATTTCAGCTTGTGCACTACAGGTGCACAGCGTGGAGCATTTTGAGCTGTAGGGCTTTATATCTCCATGGCCAACATTTCAGGTGCTGTATACCATGCGTGGGGAGGACACAGAAGAAAaaatgggagaagaaaaagcatgACTCCTGCCTTTGTAGAGTAGGATACATTTCAACTGCACAAACCTCAAAATTGTCAACAAAATCCAATCCTCTTTTTCTGGTGAGCAATAGTCATCAATGCACTCCAAGGACAAAGACAAAGAACTCTTACGAAAGGTTCCTAAGTGGGATCGAACAAGGAGGGTCCATTTCTTGTCTGTCATTCTCCTCCTCATTCAAAACCCGCTGGAGGATGACCAGTAGACCCTCCCTAGATTGACCACCCTTCCTCCTCCCAACCAAAAAATAAAGCAAGGGGTTCACACTGCTGTTGAGGGAGGCACACAAATAGGCATAATGGAATGGAACGGGAATTTTCAGGCGTAAAATTAATCCAAAGAAAAGAATGACATTGAGTGGAAAAGCAAacatgaggaagaagaggagtgtaAGTAAAATAACTATTAAAAGCCTTCCCTGCTTTCGTGGGTGTGATTTAAAACAGACTTTGATGAAAAGGATCACAGTTGAAATTGTCATGAGTGGGAGGCAAAGCAGTCCAGTCAAGAGAAATTGAATATATATTGTGAGGATACAATGATAGATGTTATCTGGTATAAGGGGAAATATTTCTCTGATAATGTAGAGGACTATGGAGAGCAGAAAGGAGAGGACCCATATGAGGGCACACACAGTGGTGGACAAATGGGTCGGCCGGACACACCGATGCCAAATTGGGAAGAGGACAGACACACATCTGTCAATGCTGATGGCTGTCAGAAGAAGTTGCCCAGTGTTGTATGTGAAAGATAAGAGACAAAAAGCAATACTATCAAGAAAATAAT encodes the following:
- the LOC144328789 gene encoding mas-related G-protein coupled receptor member H-like yields the protein MQSFSVERHINGTLQSAAVSVTYKEYNDTYNSSSNDQEDSQYKQYELSIIYCFVLVICCVGFLGNGTVIWLLGFRIRRKPFTTYILNLAVTDFAFLLSLQFHTFIWFPDDVLNSIDECLLSFTYNTGQLLLTAISIDRCVSVLFPIWHRCVRPTHLSTTVCALIWVLSCLLGVMLYIFEKYYTFPYWLSETGQYVLTGLLCLPLMTISTVILFIKVCFKSHPRKRGRLLTVILLTLLFFLVLAFPLNALLLALSFVGLNISGLFQYAILCASLNSCVNPFLYFLVGRKKGGQSRESLLAILQRVLNEEENDRQEMDPPCSNPLGKLS
- the LOC144328790 gene encoding LOW QUALITY PROTEIN: mas-related G-protein coupled receptor member H-like (The sequence of the model RefSeq protein was modified relative to this genomic sequence to represent the inferred CDS: substituted 1 base at 1 genomic stop codon), producing MPSFSMETHINGTLQSAAVSVTYKXYNDTYNSSYNDQGNFQYEEYEESIINVFILVICCVGFLGNGTVIWLLGFRIRRKPFTTYILNLAVADFAFLLSLQFCAFIRFPDYFLDSIAFCLLSFTYNTGQLLLTAISIDRCVSVLFPIWHRCVRPTHLSTTVCALIWVLSFLLSIVLYIIREIFPLIPDNIYHCILTIYIQFLLTGLLCLPLMTISTVILFIKVCFKSHPRKQGRLLIVILLTLLFFLMFAFPLNVILFFGLILRLKIPVPFHYAYLCASLNSSVNPLLYFLVGRRKGGQSREGLLVILQRVLNEEENDRQEMDPPCSIPLRNLS